The Acinetobacter defluvii genome includes a region encoding these proteins:
- a CDS encoding DMT family transporter, with the protein MELIFLAALCSVLVSILLKFAKSKGFDALQMIAWNYAVASFLCFVWFKPELVDISISHTPWWLIATLGIILPSIFLCLAKSLDTAGIVKTEIAQRLSIVLSLLAAYFLFQEQFNSLKIAGIILGIIAVICIVFPQTTSTQPSLNHTGMLYLLSVWFGYALVDILLKYTTSLGLQFAVTLNLMFIFAFICSVLYVLLRKSQWYAKNLIAGGVLGVLNFANIALYVKAHILLKDSPAVVFAGMNILVVLFGVIAGLLIFKEKLKLLSCLGLILGLTGVICLALAI; encoded by the coding sequence CTTGCAAATGATTGCGTGGAATTATGCTGTGGCGAGTTTTTTATGCTTTGTATGGTTTAAACCTGAATTAGTAGATATTTCTATTTCACATACACCTTGGTGGCTGATTGCTACATTGGGCATTATTTTACCAAGTATTTTTCTATGTTTAGCAAAATCGCTAGATACAGCAGGTATTGTTAAAACTGAAATTGCACAACGTTTATCTATAGTTTTGTCGCTTTTAGCTGCTTATTTTTTGTTTCAGGAACAATTTAATTCATTAAAAATTGCTGGAATTATTCTAGGTATCATTGCGGTTATTTGTATTGTTTTTCCTCAAACAACGTCAACACAACCTTCATTAAATCACACAGGAATGTTGTATTTATTAAGTGTATGGTTTGGCTATGCTTTAGTTGATATTCTACTGAAATATACCACGAGTTTGGGGTTGCAGTTTGCTGTAACGCTTAACTTGATGTTTATTTTTGCTTTTATCTGTTCAGTGTTGTATGTACTTTTAAGAAAAAGCCAATGGTATGCTAAAAACCTGATTGCTGGTGGGGTTTTGGGTGTTTTAAATTTTGCGAATATCGCTTTATATGTAAAAGCACATATATTATTAAAAGATTCTCCTGCAGTTGTTTTTGCAGGTATGAATATTTTGGTAGTATTATTTGGCGTGATCGCAGGATTATTAATTTTTAAAGAAAAATTAAAATTATTGAGCTGTCTTGGTTTGATTTTAGGTTTGACTGGTGTTATTTGTTTGGCCTTGGCAATTTAA
- a CDS encoding GNAT family N-acetyltransferase encodes MNQDIFSTLYASLYQNQVQLIPLREEHESALVEVSQDGRLWELEYTFAPHYLEMREYIQKALTQKAEGKRIPFVVMDQTSGRIVGTTSLRDFNWDVRRIEIGYTWYAQSVQRTHINTNCKFLLLQHAFEVLQANSVILRTDILNLKSQKAIQRLGAKRDGVLRQDALRKDGSIRDTVMFSIVRDEWLEMKKHLLDLTHQH; translated from the coding sequence ATGAATCAAGATATATTCTCGACGTTATATGCTTCACTTTATCAAAATCAGGTGCAGCTCATTCCATTGCGTGAGGAGCATGAATCCGCTTTGGTTGAAGTCAGTCAAGATGGTCGTTTATGGGAGTTAGAGTATACATTTGCACCGCATTATTTGGAAATGCGAGAGTATATTCAGAAAGCTTTAACACAAAAAGCAGAGGGAAAGCGAATTCCGTTTGTTGTGATGGATCAAACGTCAGGGCGGATTGTTGGAACAACCAGTTTGCGTGATTTTAATTGGGATGTTCGTCGTATCGAGATTGGGTATACGTGGTATGCGCAATCTGTACAACGTACTCATATCAATACCAATTGTAAGTTTCTATTATTACAACATGCGTTTGAAGTATTACAGGCAAATTCAGTGATCCTACGAACTGATATTTTAAACCTAAAAAGTCAAAAAGCGATTCAACGTCTAGGTGCAAAACGTGATGGCGTTTTGCGACAGGATGCTTTAAGAAAAGATGGCTCGATTCGAGATACGGTGATGTTTAGTATCGTGCGTGATGAATGGTTGGAGATGAAAAAACACTTATTGGATTTAACTCATCAACATTAG
- a CDS encoding AlbA family DNA-binding domain-containing protein, whose protein sequence is MSLDILAFTKNPMNYIKKIERIKETFNKISIPIHSHEIYTEILRILNQSFDFLADINVATEHKIKLIYQWQNIQNLETVTAYKSLEKIKNILRNYQQKSSIDYYLNLIRLGENQRVEFKERTTDLLTNRKSDKWVKACFAFMNTRNGYVFIGVSDDLKIVGIEQEMKDFYNNSLDLMKRSLIDKLAHESHKISNIYSTLEDIKIYGKTILVFKCNKADRPLYYKGELFMRTNGQTTRVPPELVASFREEFYC, encoded by the coding sequence ATGAGTTTAGATATCTTAGCTTTCACCAAGAATCCTATGAACTACATAAAAAAAATTGAAAGAATCAAAGAAACTTTTAATAAAATCTCAATTCCCATTCATAGCCATGAAATTTATACAGAAATTTTACGAATCTTAAATCAAAGCTTTGATTTTCTAGCGGATATAAATGTTGCAACTGAGCATAAAATAAAGCTAATTTATCAGTGGCAAAATATCCAAAATCTAGAAACTGTAACTGCTTATAAATCTCTAGAAAAAATCAAAAATATTCTCAGAAATTACCAACAAAAATCTTCTATTGATTATTATCTCAACCTCATTCGATTGGGTGAAAATCAACGGGTTGAGTTTAAAGAGCGTACCACTGATCTTTTAACCAATCGTAAATCTGATAAATGGGTTAAAGCCTGCTTTGCTTTTATGAATACACGAAATGGCTATGTTTTTATTGGAGTTTCGGATGATTTAAAAATTGTGGGAATTGAACAAGAAATGAAGGATTTTTATAATAATTCTTTAGATTTAATGAAGCGTAGTTTAATCGATAAACTCGCACATGAAAGCCATAAAATTTCAAATATTTATTCAACACTTGAAGATATTAAAATTTATGGTAAAACCATTTTAGTGTTTAAATGTAATAAAGCTGATCGCCCTTTATATTACAAAGGTGAATTATTTATGCGTACTAATGGGCAAACCACACGAGTACCACCAGAACTGGTTGCAAGCTTTAGAGAGGAGTTTTATTGTTAG
- the thiM gene encoding hydroxyethylthiazole kinase — MNHLEDLQNIHSEQRNIQTEMLLEKVINAWMQLQTQQPLVHCITNSVAANYVANVLLAAGASPAMIDNPFEAESFANIAAALSINLGTPTSEQMQAMRIAAQTVATKATPWVLDPVGYGPFLKWRSDMVDELVLLQPTIIRGNASEISALAGNQIQSKGVDSTVASHEVYQQAMSLLTYGECVAISGESDFILSKALNCVIQVNGGSYLQPKVTATGCALGALIAAYSSVTTPTIATLSAHIHFAIAGKRAFEKSQSVGSFNVAFLDAIYEMNAETISAYADFIIIQ; from the coding sequence ATGAACCACCTTGAAGATCTTCAAAATATTCATTCTGAACAAAGAAATATTCAAACTGAGATGTTACTTGAAAAAGTGATTAATGCATGGATGCAATTGCAAACGCAACAACCACTTGTGCATTGTATTACCAATAGTGTTGCTGCAAATTATGTCGCAAATGTACTTCTAGCAGCAGGTGCATCTCCTGCCATGATTGATAACCCTTTTGAAGCAGAAAGCTTTGCCAATATCGCTGCTGCGCTTAGCATTAATCTCGGCACGCCTACATCTGAACAAATGCAAGCGATGCGTATTGCAGCGCAAACAGTAGCGACCAAAGCAACTCCTTGGGTGCTAGACCCTGTTGGTTATGGACCATTTTTAAAATGGCGCAGTGACATGGTCGATGAGTTGGTTTTATTACAGCCTACCATTATTCGAGGAAATGCCTCTGAAATCAGTGCGCTTGCAGGTAACCAAATACAGTCCAAAGGTGTCGACAGTACAGTTGCCAGCCATGAAGTCTATCAACAAGCGATGTCACTTTTAACTTATGGTGAATGTGTTGCTATTTCGGGTGAATCTGATTTTATTTTATCGAAAGCGCTGAATTGCGTCATTCAAGTGAATGGTGGTAGTTATTTACAACCCAAAGTCACAGCAACAGGTTGTGCTTTAGGTGCTTTAATTGCAGCGTATAGTAGTGTCACAACGCCCACAATCGCCACGCTTTCAGCACATATCCATTTTGCAATTGCAGGAAAACGTGCTTTTGAAAAATCACAATCGGTAGGTAGCTTCAACGTTGCTTTTTTAGATGCTATTTATGAAATGAATGCTGAAACGATCAGTGCATATGCTGATTTTATTATAATTCAATAA
- a CDS encoding porin, which produces MKKVLLAAAVASFGLSAAQAAPTLYGKLNVSLNQVQNYDFADNDETQLNSNASRIGVKGEEALTDNISAVYQAEWAVSTDGSGSDTDWSARNRFLGLKFKDVGTLKAGNYDSYFKTAAGKYQDIFNDDTNLDITKTMHGEERLKNVVGFETDKNLIVPGLQFNIMALVGEHNSTEYTTKENDSFSGVSTSISYENKDIGLAAAIAGNFAVPGDYAALSLKDVESDAYRVTGSLDLGALGAKGLVFGALWQHAELSDSPSAAALTAAKLKPEAASAEEKAWAITAGYTIPETPVTLKAQYQSAETTADGMTDRTIDQYGVGVDYNFNKQTRFYGVLAQQKHDWKAEDKKTVFGVGMEYNF; this is translated from the coding sequence ATGAAAAAAGTGCTACTCGCTGCCGCAGTTGCATCATTCGGCTTAAGCGCAGCGCAAGCAGCGCCAACATTGTATGGTAAACTCAACGTTTCATTAAACCAAGTTCAAAACTATGATTTTGCAGATAATGATGAAACTCAATTAAATTCAAACGCTTCTCGTATTGGGGTTAAAGGCGAAGAAGCTTTAACAGATAATATTTCAGCAGTATATCAAGCAGAATGGGCTGTTTCTACAGATGGTTCAGGTTCAGATACTGACTGGAGTGCTCGTAATCGATTTTTAGGTCTTAAGTTTAAAGATGTTGGTACATTAAAAGCAGGTAACTACGATTCTTATTTCAAAACTGCTGCAGGTAAATACCAAGATATCTTTAATGATGATACAAATCTAGATATCACTAAAACCATGCATGGTGAAGAGCGTCTTAAAAACGTTGTAGGTTTTGAAACAGATAAAAACCTCATCGTTCCAGGTCTACAATTCAACATTATGGCACTTGTAGGCGAACATAACTCTACTGAATATACAACTAAAGAAAATGACAGTTTCAGTGGTGTATCGACTTCAATTTCTTATGAAAATAAAGACATCGGTTTAGCTGCTGCGATTGCGGGTAACTTTGCAGTACCTGGTGACTATGCTGCGCTTAGCTTAAAAGATGTTGAATCTGATGCATATCGTGTTACTGGCTCATTAGACTTAGGTGCTTTAGGTGCGAAAGGTTTAGTATTTGGTGCTTTATGGCAACATGCTGAACTTTCAGACTCTCCTTCTGCTGCTGCTTTAACTGCTGCAAAATTAAAACCTGAAGCAGCTTCTGCTGAAGAAAAAGCATGGGCAATTACTGCGGGTTATACCATCCCTGAAACGCCAGTGACATTAAAAGCACAGTATCAATCTGCTGAAACCACAGCAGATGGCATGACGGATCGCACAATTGACCAATATGGTGTTGGTGTAGACTATAATTTCAACAAACAAACTCGTTTTTATGGTGTGTTAGCACAGCAAAAACACGATTGGAAAGCAGAAGATAAGAAAACTGTCTTTGGTGTAGGTATGGAATACAACTTCTAA
- a CDS encoding HIT family protein encodes MAYDDQNIFARILRGELPAIKVYEDEQVLAFMDIMPQADGHTLVIPKTPAITLLDLPPDAAAYTIQVVQKVANAMKKGLDVPGIVLMQLSGESAGQTVPHVHFHLIPSSVHELGKHAAQMGDQEKIKVFAERIKAAL; translated from the coding sequence ATGGCTTATGATGATCAAAATATATTTGCTCGAATTTTACGGGGTGAACTTCCTGCAATCAAAGTCTATGAAGATGAACAAGTGCTTGCCTTTATGGATATTATGCCACAAGCCGATGGTCATACTTTAGTCATTCCTAAAACCCCTGCTATAACCTTACTTGATTTACCTCCAGATGCTGCTGCATATACCATTCAAGTGGTTCAGAAAGTTGCAAATGCAATGAAAAAAGGATTGGATGTTCCAGGCATTGTACTCATGCAGCTTTCAGGTGAGTCAGCGGGTCAAACTGTACCACATGTACATTTCCACCTCATTCCAAGCTCAGTGCATGAACTTGGCAAACATGCAGCACAAATGGGTGATCAAGAAAAAATTAAAGTATTTGCAGAACGAATCAAAGCTGCTCTTTAA
- a CDS encoding YARHG domain-containing protein, with translation MKKNFITAFTFTSLFVGSFAFAADNAQECKKLQDDYNVIYASKGFCFKDPEAKAKFGNENCFTSKPKFSEKEQQKLDQIAERQKELKCK, from the coding sequence ATGAAAAAAAATTTTATTACGGCTTTTACATTTACAAGTTTATTCGTTGGTTCTTTTGCTTTTGCAGCAGACAATGCACAAGAGTGTAAAAAGCTTCAAGATGATTATAATGTTATTTATGCATCTAAAGGCTTCTGCTTTAAAGATCCCGAAGCAAAAGCAAAATTCGGTAATGAAAACTGTTTTACATCAAAACCTAAATTTTCAGAAAAAGAACAGCAAAAACTTGATCAAATAGCAGAACGTCAAAAAGAATTAAAATGCAAATAA
- a CDS encoding SDR family NAD(P)-dependent oxidoreductase — MILVTGGLGFIGSHVVISLLAQGQEVVIVDNLANGNLQTLERLEYISGMYIPFVKIDVRNTPALNKVFEQYSIDAVVHTAGFKSIEESKLKPLEYYNDNVSCIMSLLRSMQRTGVRTLVHLSSLAVYGKSSLDLNEQLDFNYAYPNPYIKSQQMIEEIIQDTCKTDNEWRIVILRLANTVGAFEHGVLGEFVHPLPKNIVPMLLQVAAGQRDVIELQNQVDTEDGTVERSFVHVLDVCEAIQASLFWLQSQFNVCETFDIAGEQSTIQQLINTVAEVTSAEIKTVDAVYKYEELAQIGSNSKKAEKILKWVAKCSINKMIQDEWKFYQNTLNNG; from the coding sequence ATGATTTTAGTGACTGGTGGTTTAGGCTTTATTGGCTCGCATGTGGTGATTAGCTTGCTTGCTCAAGGGCAAGAGGTCGTCATTGTGGATAACTTAGCCAACGGAAATTTACAAACTTTAGAACGACTTGAATATATTTCTGGAATGTACATTCCATTTGTAAAAATTGATGTGAGAAATACACCTGCTTTAAACAAAGTTTTTGAGCAATATTCTATTGATGCGGTGGTGCATACCGCTGGTTTTAAATCTATCGAAGAATCTAAACTAAAACCGCTTGAATACTATAATGATAATGTCAGTTGTATTATGAGTTTATTGCGTTCGATGCAACGTACTGGCGTAAGAACTTTGGTACATTTATCAAGTTTAGCCGTATATGGAAAATCCAGCTTAGACCTGAATGAACAACTCGATTTTAATTATGCTTATCCAAATCCATACATTAAATCGCAACAGATGATTGAAGAAATTATCCAAGACACCTGTAAAACGGACAATGAATGGCGAATTGTCATTTTACGTCTAGCCAATACTGTTGGTGCATTTGAGCATGGGGTTTTGGGTGAATTTGTTCATCCACTACCTAAGAATATCGTTCCCATGCTCTTACAAGTTGCAGCGGGGCAACGAGATGTAATTGAGTTACAAAATCAAGTGGATACTGAAGATGGCACTGTAGAACGTAGTTTTGTGCATGTGCTTGATGTGTGTGAGGCGATTCAAGCCAGTTTGTTTTGGTTACAAAGTCAATTTAATGTCTGCGAAACTTTTGATATCGCAGGGGAGCAAAGCACCATTCAACAATTGATTAATACCGTGGCTGAGGTAACTTCAGCGGAGATTAAAACAGTTGATGCGGTATATAAATACGAAGAGCTTGCACAGATTGGCTCAAACAGCAAAAAGGCAGAAAAGATTTTGAAATGGGTTGCTAAATGT